CGTCGGCACGTCCACCATCACCTGGGCTCGCGGCCGGCCAACCTCGACCTCGCTCGGCCGGTTCAGATCCAGCTGATACGAAACCCCCGTCTCTTTGTTATCTTGACCCAGCTCGAGAATCCTGTAGTTCAGCACTGGAAAGCCGCCGCCCGGCCCGCTCAGGTCGGTGTTCTCGATGTCGGTGAACAACTTGCCAAGTGCGCTCCAGTGGTTGGTGCTGGTCTTGCCGCAGAAGTACACGGCGCCAAACTTCAGCGTCGACTCAAGCTGATCGAAGGAGTCCGAGGGGCTGAAGATCATCGTCTTGCCCTGCCCCGGCGAGTTCGGGTCGGCGACATAGAGCGCACGGGGCTTCAGCGAGCTAGCGCTTGGATTCGGACCGGTCCACCTGTAACACAGTACAACGTGCGTGCCCTTTCCCTCCGGCAACTCTACAAGCAGGATCTGCGGCTCCCCGGTCTCGCGCAACGCCGCGAGCGTGGCATAGAACTGTCGTGCCTCCAGTGAGAGTTTTCTCCCATCAGAACGAATCATGTCGAGGAATCTCGTCTGCGTCACTCCTTCAATTCCACGAGCCACGGCGATCGAGCTCAGCCAAATCCCCTCGTCATCATCCAACGAGAAGCCAGACGTCTTCAGCCCGGAGAGCAGGGTCGAGCTGTCAAACGCTTCGCGAAGCGCCGGCTGATTGCGGCCACGCCGCCGCTCCAGGTAGTAATAGAGCTCGCTCAGGCACATGCCGCCGGCGATACCCGTGGGTTCGAGGTAGCTGCCCTCATTCCGAAACGGCCAGTCATCGGCGCCCGGGGCGAAGTCGCTGTCCAACGGTCGCGCGGACAACTCCCAGCGATTGTATCGCTTGGCAACCGCGTCGGAGAAGTGACGAGTCACCACGGTGATGGAGGTGTCATCCTGATCGATCGGAGTCATAGCCTCCATCTTGCCGTTCTCGCTGTCGTACAGGAAGGCCACGGCCACCTCGTCATCCGCCACGCTGACCGGGATCCTCAGCGTCATGAACTCCTCAGCATATTCACCCCCGTTGTCGATGGAGATCAAGGGCGAAGCGACCTCTCCCCCGGTGGAGAATGAGGAATCAAGGATCGGACGGTACGAGATAGTGAAGCTCCTGGGGCTGAGATACGCGCCCGGAGGCACGTTGATGGACAGGCCATGCAGCGGGCTGGCCGAATCGTTGACGGTCAACGTACCACCCTCCGATCCGATCGTGCCACCGCCGGCCAGTAGCTCCTCGCCGGTCACCAGCGGCAGGGGTCTACCGCCCGGCGGCGTCGGCGCGCACGCACCCCCCAATACCGCCAGAAGACAAACACCCAGAACAAGCATCTTCCGTACAAACAAGCTTGAGTACACAGCGATCATGATCCGCTCCTCCGACTTGATCGCCCTCCGTGGTCTACGATGTCCAGGATGTGACCCGTCCTGTTCACGTCTATTGTACCACAGTCTACCCCCGTCGATATGCCATTTTGACGGTTCAATAGCCTTCACACGCTCAAGCTCTGCGTCAACAACGGCGAGATGGGGGCGAGAAAGGAATGAGCGGAAACCGGTAACCGATGTCCCAACGGGCAAGTCAAAGGAGTCGGAAGCGAACCATCCCCCGTTGAGGCCGTGGTGGCCCGGCCGCACGGCCAGAAGGCCGCAACGTCAGCGGGCCGAATCGCACCTCAGTAGCCAGGGCAGGCGGTTCTCACCCAAAGCGAGAGGCTCGCCTGCCGACCGTCACCACCGTTCATCTCCCGCAGTTCGGATCGGCCACGACATCCGGCGGGCTGAGACACCGTTGAAGGATACCGAGATGGGACTGATCGACGTCGCCGTCATTATCGAAGTCCCTGTCCTGATACCCAGGGGCCGCCGCATATTCCCTGACGTCGGCTTGCGACATCTAGCGGCCGGATAAAGGGTCATGCGGCCGGATAACGGGTCATGAGCCATTTTCCAGATAGAGGTCTCCCCGAAGCTGGACGGAACGCGCTCATAGACTGACCTCAACGACCGCAAGTGTCGACCAGGACGTGATGATCGACTACACGGCCGCCGGGGACGTGGAAACGAATACGGCCGAGGTGCTGTACTTCTTGCACGGGGCCCTGGGCAGCGTGGTCGGGCTGGCCGACGCAAGCGGGAACCTGGTCGAGAGGTACGAGTACGACCCCTACGGCCGGACGTACATTACCGCCCCGAACGGTACAGCCCGGCCGGTGTCGGCCTACGGCAACCCGTTCGCCTGGACCGGCCAGCGTTACGACCCGGCGGTTCGGCTGTACCACTTCTGGGCCCGAAGCTACTCGCCCTCCCTGGGCCGCTGGCTGCAGCGCGATCCGCTCGATTACGTGGATGGGGTGGGGTTGAATGAGTATGTGAGGGGAGGGCCGCCAAGCATGACCGATCCGCTTGGGCTTCAATACGCCCCCCAACCACCTCCCGAACCGCCTTCGACGGGAGATGTTGTTGGGGGCGACGGGTTTGCCGCTGGACGGGGAATACCCCGGAAGTCGCCAGCAGACACTACGCCTCCAGCCCCGACCTTGACGGTGATTCCCGCCGCGCGGCTGGCCTAGATTGCGACGAAAAAGGGACCAGTAAAAGGCCAGGGGGCACAGGCGGAGAAGGCCATTCCAGAGGTGGACAAGCCGGGACACCCAATCCGGCAGAAGACCAATAGACCCAACAGAAACAGGGTGTTATCCCCGAGTGCCCAGAGATGTCCATTAGTGTTAATAAGGGGTACCGTTCCCCGCTGGACTCGAACCAGCAACCTTTGGCTCCGGAGGCCAACGCTCTATCCAATTGAGCTAGGGGAACTAAGTCTTTTATTTAGAATACGTTACGAGCAAAAAGGCCCGGCATCTCCGAATCCTTAAGTTGACACAAAAACGACCCAACCACATTCCCAGAC
This is a stretch of genomic DNA from Phycisphaerae bacterium. It encodes these proteins:
- a CDS encoding RHS repeat-associated core domain-containing protein, which gives rise to MIDYTAAGDVETNTAEVLYFLHGALGSVVGLADASGNLVERYEYDPYGRTYITAPNGTARPVSAYGNPFAWTGQRYDPAVRLYHFWARSYSPSLGRWLQRDPLDYVDGVGLNEYVRGGPPSMTDPLGLQYAPQPPPEPPSTGDVVGGDGFAAGRGIPRKSPADTTPPAPTLTVIPAARLA